The Trichoderma asperellum chromosome 6, complete sequence region CAGCCAGTGTGACGGCTAATGGGCGCATTTGGCTCTTCTCCGGACGTGGGGGGGTGGCCATGGATCCAATTGAGGAGAATGGAAGTCTCTGGCAATACAATCCTGCCACCTACGAATGGCAGCAATTTTTTACCAAATCATTGGCTTATCCTACGTCACGCAGCTATCACGCAATGACATTTGATGGCGAGAAAACTATATATGTCCATGCAGGGTGTCCATCTCAGGGACGACTTTCTGACTTGTGGGCGTTTAATATCGAGACACTAACCTGGACCGAACTCCCTTCAGCTCCTGGCCCTGCCCGCGGAGGAACGTCAATTGCCTTTTGCAAGGGTCAACTCTATCGCCTGGGCGGATTCGATGGAAAGTCGGAGCAAGGGGGTGAGCTCGACATCTATGACCCAGACGCCAAAAAGTGGAATACTGTTACCTTCACGGCTGATGGTATTCACGGCCCCGAAGCACGCAGTGTAGCGACGCTTCTGGCAGTACAACTGCCTGGAAAAGAACATGCTCTAGTCACCATGTTTGGAGAACGGGATCCTTCATCGCTTGGACACGCAGGAGCTGGGAAGATGTTGGACGATGTGTGGGTGTTTGACATCAAGTCTTCAAACTGGAGCAGAATCGAGTTCTCAGAACAAAGCGCTGCCCCCGCAGCCCGAGGATGGTTTGCTGCAGATGTGTCAAGGCAGTCAGATGGAGATGCGATCATTGTTCATGGAGGCCT contains the following coding sequences:
- a CDS encoding uncharacterized protein (EggNog:ENOG41) — encoded protein: MAHMAARWRKLVSSTGLSRSSHLLSANAPDIWIFGGELLPRQPVGNDIDLVGMGTESEEIGIKTLPASAGAPSARVGSASVTANGRIWLFSGRGGVAMDPIEENGSLWQYNPATYEWQQFFTKSLAYPTSRSYHAMTFDGEKTIYVHAGCPSQGRLSDLWAFNIETLTWTELPSAPGPARGGTSIAFCKGQLYRLGGFDGKSEQGGELDIYDPDAKKWNTVTFTADGIHGPEARSVATLLAVQLPGKEHALVTMFGERDPSSLGHAGAGKMLDDVWVFDIKSSNWSRIEFSEQSAAPAARGWFAADVSRQSDGDAIIVHGGLAEDNTRLGDVWRLDFS